Proteins from a single region of Thermodesulforhabdaceae bacterium:
- the panC gene encoding pantoate--beta-alanine ligase: MKVVKSVMEMQQLADLWRRDGKVIAFVPTMGYLHEGHLALMKAARKEGDVLVISIFVNPIQFGPQEDYERYPRDLERDLRLAESVNVDVVFSPEVKEMYPDGFQTVVDVTELSKPLCGKSRPGHFRGVATVVTKLFNIVKPHVAVFGQKDFQQLVVIRRMVKDLNMDIRIIGHPIVREADGLAMSSRNVYLSPEERKVALRISQSIKKARRLVVQSVLEGNEILKAVVSHLCQDNALKLDYAELRDPETLEEVSVINRPTLLAIAAFVGKTRLIDNCILDPAEAYTA; encoded by the coding sequence ATGAAAGTAGTCAAATCGGTCATGGAGATGCAACAGCTTGCCGATCTCTGGAGAAGAGACGGCAAAGTAATCGCTTTCGTTCCGACGATGGGATACCTTCACGAAGGTCATCTGGCGCTTATGAAAGCGGCCAGAAAGGAAGGTGATGTTCTCGTAATAAGCATCTTTGTGAACCCAATCCAGTTTGGACCTCAAGAGGACTACGAAAGATACCCTCGAGATCTGGAAAGAGATCTTCGACTTGCCGAATCTGTAAATGTTGACGTGGTTTTTTCTCCAGAAGTAAAAGAAATGTATCCCGATGGTTTCCAAACAGTTGTTGATGTGACTGAACTTTCCAAACCACTCTGCGGAAAGAGCAGACCCGGTCATTTCAGAGGCGTTGCCACGGTTGTTACAAAGCTTTTCAACATAGTAAAGCCTCATGTTGCTGTATTCGGTCAAAAGGACTTTCAGCAGTTGGTGGTTATCCGCAGAATGGTTAAAGATCTTAATATGGATATTCGCATCATTGGGCATCCCATAGTAAGGGAAGCTGACGGACTGGCTATGAGTAGCCGCAATGTTTATCTGTCGCCAGAAGAACGTAAGGTGGCTTTGAGAATAAGCCAGTCTATAAAAAAGGCTCGCCGCCTTGTGGTTCAATCTGTGCTGGAGGGAAATGAGATCCTTAAAGCCGTTGTTTCCCATTTGTGTCAAGATAACGCACTAAAGCTAGACTATGCAGAACTTAGGGATCCGGAAACACTCGAGGAAGTGTCAGTTATTAACAGGCCAACACTTCTTGCAATAGCCGCTTTTGTGGGAAAGACAAGACTAATTGATAATTGCATTCTTGATCCCGCTGAAGCTTACACTGCGTAA
- the panD gene encoding aspartate 1-decarboxylase, whose amino-acid sequence MVRTMLKSKIHRARVTDANLEYEGSLTIDETLMKAADILPFEQIKVYNVSNGARFDTYAIPGEPGKGDICLNGAAARMGAKGDLIIIVTYAQYSDSEMANYKPKVVLVGEGNKPKA is encoded by the coding sequence ATGGTTCGGACCATGTTAAAATCAAAAATCCATAGAGCCCGAGTAACGGACGCCAATTTGGAATACGAAGGAAGCCTTACTATTGATGAAACGCTAATGAAGGCGGCGGATATTTTACCCTTTGAACAAATCAAGGTTTACAATGTTTCAAATGGGGCAAGATTTGATACTTACGCCATACCTGGAGAACCGGGAAAAGGAGATATATGTCTCAACGGTGCGGCTGCCAGGATGGGTGCAAAAGGGGACTTGATTATTATCGTGACTTATGCTCAATATAGCGATTCCGAGATGGCTAATTACAAACCCAAAGTCGTGTTGGTGGGAGAAGGAAACAAACCAAAGGCATGA
- a CDS encoding DUF502 domain-containing protein: MKKILSKLHVALRNYFVAGVLTVVPLSISGYVIYLILHNADKIFNIFPPNLNPKNYLPFPVPGLGVIVVIGGIFLTGLLVRNYIGSKVVDFGEYLLYRIPLVRPLYSAVKQLLGAIFSESSHNFQRVALIQFPRKGIYAVCFVTGVATGEVQDKTAERVINVFLPTTPNPTSGFYLLVPESELIETSLTVEEAFKLIVSGGLASPLNGSNCRSIVLKEGRIVEQKPSYQNQERS; encoded by the coding sequence ATGAAAAAAATTCTCTCAAAGCTTCATGTGGCGCTGCGTAACTATTTTGTAGCTGGAGTTCTTACGGTTGTTCCTCTCTCCATATCCGGTTACGTGATTTACCTCATACTCCATAATGCCGATAAGATTTTTAACATTTTTCCTCCCAATCTAAATCCTAAAAACTATCTTCCCTTTCCTGTGCCTGGGCTTGGGGTAATTGTTGTTATTGGAGGGATATTTCTTACGGGTCTTCTAGTAAGGAACTACATCGGAAGTAAAGTCGTAGATTTTGGTGAGTATCTTCTCTATAGAATTCCTCTCGTAAGACCACTTTATTCGGCTGTAAAGCAGCTTCTTGGGGCGATATTTTCCGAATCATCGCATAATTTCCAGCGTGTAGCCTTAATTCAATTTCCAAGAAAAGGCATATACGCAGTGTGTTTTGTTACGGGAGTTGCTACGGGCGAGGTTCAAGACAAGACGGCAGAGCGAGTAATTAACGTATTTCTTCCCACAACGCCCAATCCCACATCCGGTTTTTACCTTTTAGTTCCAGAATCAGAACTCATCGAAACATCCCTTACTGTGGAAGAGGCTTTTAAGCTGATCGTGTCTGGAGGACTCGCATCACCTCTTAATGGCTCAAATTGTCGGTCGATAGTTTTAAAAGAAGGTAGAATTGTCGAGCAAAAACCATCATACCAAAATCAGGAAAGGAGCTAG
- the metK gene encoding methionine adenosyltransferase, which produces MTIANYLFTSESVTEGHPDKVADQISDAILDAIIREDKNARVACETLVTTGLAFVAGEITTSAYVDIPDIVRQTIKEIGYNDSSMGFDWETCAVISSIDKQSPDIAMGVNPGEGLYEEMGAGDQGIMFGYACDETPVLMPMPIYYAHRLTKRLAEARKNAILDFLRPDGKSQVTVEYEHGRPKKITAIVIAAQHSPSVTYKTIQEGIVEEVIKKVIPPELISDKTKFFINSTGRFVIGGPMADCGLTGRKIICDTYGGKGHHGGGCFSGKDPTKVDRSASYMARYAAKNIVAAGLARKVEIQVAYSIGVAEPVSLMVDAFGTERIPLEKLTQIVKETFSFKPADIISHLKLLRPIYKQTACYGHFGRMNPDFTWEKTDMVDVLRDKAGL; this is translated from the coding sequence ATGACAATAGCAAACTATCTTTTTACTTCAGAATCAGTAACAGAAGGACATCCCGATAAGGTTGCCGATCAGATTTCTGATGCTATACTCGATGCTATAATCAGGGAAGATAAAAATGCGCGGGTGGCTTGTGAAACTCTTGTTACGACCGGACTCGCCTTTGTCGCCGGAGAAATCACCACTTCAGCCTATGTTGATATTCCAGATATTGTGCGCCAGACGATAAAAGAAATTGGCTATAATGACTCCTCAATGGGTTTTGACTGGGAAACCTGCGCCGTAATTTCAAGCATTGATAAACAGTCTCCCGACATAGCCATGGGCGTCAATCCAGGAGAAGGGCTTTACGAAGAAATGGGCGCCGGTGATCAGGGTATCATGTTTGGCTACGCCTGCGATGAAACTCCAGTTCTTATGCCGATGCCAATTTACTACGCCCACCGTTTAACCAAAAGACTAGCCGAAGCCCGCAAAAATGCTATTCTTGACTTCCTCAGACCCGATGGAAAAAGCCAGGTCACGGTCGAATACGAACATGGACGCCCGAAAAAAATAACCGCTATCGTTATCGCTGCTCAGCACAGCCCCTCCGTAACTTACAAAACCATACAGGAAGGCATTGTCGAAGAAGTCATCAAAAAAGTAATTCCTCCGGAACTTATCAGTGATAAGACCAAATTCTTTATTAATTCAACCGGTCGATTTGTTATCGGCGGTCCCATGGCTGACTGCGGACTTACCGGCAGAAAGATCATTTGCGACACTTATGGAGGCAAGGGGCATCATGGTGGAGGCTGCTTCTCAGGAAAGGATCCTACAAAGGTGGATAGATCGGCATCCTACATGGCTCGCTACGCTGCAAAAAACATTGTTGCAGCGGGGCTTGCTAGAAAAGTAGAGATCCAGGTCGCTTACAGTATAGGCGTTGCAGAACCGGTAAGCCTTATGGTTGATGCCTTCGGAACAGAGCGCATCCCCCTTGAAAAACTTACCCAGATTGTCAAAGAAACATTCTCTTTTAAACCTGCGGACATCATAAGCCATCTTAAGCTTCTTAGACCGATCTATAAACAAACTGCTTGTTACGGTCATTTTGGGAGGATGAACCCCGACTTTACCTGGGAAAAGACCGATATGGTAGATGTTCTGAGAGATAAAGCGGGACTGTAA
- the ahcY gene encoding adenosylhomocysteinase, which produces MICDVKDQSLADKGQLRIEWAARSMPVLRSIKERFEKEKPLSGIRIAACLHVTTETAFLMQTLKAGGATIRLCASNPLSTQDDVAASLVVHDSIPVFAIKGEDRETYYRHILQALEGSPQITMDDGADLVSTLHTERQDLIGEVIGGTEETTTGVIRLRSMAEKGVLRYPIVAVNDANTKHLFDNRYGTGQSTIDGIIRATNRLIAGSVFVVCGYGWCGRGVAMRARGMGARVIVTEVDPLRALEAVMDGYEVMPIAEAAKIGDFFCTLTGNIHVIRREHFEVMKDGAIVSNSGHFNVELDLESLSQMAVSRRLVRDFVEEFRLKNGRSIYVLAEGRLVNLAAAEGHPSSVMDMSFANQALCVEYLVKEGKKLAKQVYTVPRQIDEEVARLKLSSMGIAIDQLTEEQDRYLHSWEMGT; this is translated from the coding sequence ATGATTTGCGATGTCAAAGACCAAAGCCTTGCAGATAAGGGACAACTTCGAATAGAGTGGGCAGCACGGTCAATGCCGGTTCTCCGAAGCATCAAAGAGCGATTTGAGAAGGAGAAACCGCTAAGTGGAATTCGTATAGCCGCATGTCTTCATGTTACAACCGAAACTGCCTTTCTAATGCAAACTCTTAAAGCCGGAGGAGCTACGATAAGGCTCTGTGCATCAAACCCCTTGAGCACTCAGGACGATGTAGCTGCATCCCTAGTTGTCCATGACAGCATTCCGGTTTTTGCTATAAAGGGAGAAGACAGAGAAACTTATTATCGCCACATCCTTCAGGCTCTGGAAGGCTCACCCCAAATCACAATGGATGATGGGGCTGATCTCGTATCGACTCTTCATACCGAACGTCAGGATCTAATCGGAGAAGTGATTGGGGGAACGGAAGAAACCACCACAGGGGTTATCCGCCTGAGAAGCATGGCTGAAAAGGGAGTTCTCAGGTATCCTATTGTGGCGGTTAACGATGCCAACACAAAACATCTCTTTGATAATCGCTATGGCACGGGACAGAGCACGATAGATGGAATCATCCGGGCAACAAACAGGCTCATTGCTGGAAGCGTCTTTGTGGTATGCGGTTATGGATGGTGTGGTCGTGGTGTTGCTATGAGAGCTCGGGGAATGGGAGCAAGAGTGATTGTCACGGAAGTGGATCCATTGAGAGCTCTGGAAGCCGTGATGGATGGCTATGAAGTAATGCCAATTGCCGAGGCAGCAAAGATAGGCGACTTTTTCTGTACTCTCACAGGAAACATCCATGTCATCAGAAGAGAGCATTTTGAAGTGATGAAGGATGGTGCAATTGTAAGCAACTCCGGGCATTTCAACGTTGAACTTGACCTTGAATCTCTGTCTCAAATGGCTGTGTCGAGGCGATTGGTTCGAGATTTCGTTGAAGAATTTCGACTAAAAAACGGCCGTAGTATATATGTGCTTGCCGAAGGGCGGCTTGTAAATCTCGCTGCAGCCGAAGGACATCCATCAAGCGTCATGGACATGAGCTTTGCAAATCAGGCTCTGTGCGTCGAATACCTGGTAAAAGAAGGGAAAAAGCTTGCTAAGCAGGTATATACTGTGCCCAGGCAAATCGACGAAGAAGTAGCTAGATTAAAACTTTCAAGCATGGGCATAGCTATCGATCAACTCACAGAGGAACAAGATCGTTACCTTCATTCCTGGGAAATGGGAACTTAA
- a CDS encoding MltA domain-containing protein, which produces MRSIYLRIAIFLILIGALGGCAKPPEAPPPTLPPAKVEKPPTPQVSLVKLQENFVRNIDFQDDGDQQNLIRATRESLSYLEKLPPSKTFKAGDVEFSAKQYADALKKLIAVMEKRQISAQDVMSLFDVYAYKVELENNSTPQPGMIQGTGQVLATGYYEPILEGSYYPSKEYSYPIYPVPEDLVKVSLESFNINCGDVSTIVGRVEGNKLVPYYSRREIDEGSLKKTRPLVWVKNPVEAFFLQIQGSGIIRFSDGTERRLGYGSGNGRPYRSIGKYMIDNGWMSKDEVSMQAIKAYLRAHKDKLWATLWYNENYVFFRWVEEGPKGSLNVFITPERSIASDRRFYPPAVMSFISTVVPEGASSYKPFNRWVFHQDAGGAIKGPGRVDIFFGSGHEAGEKAGKMKYQGTLLLFLPKG; this is translated from the coding sequence ATGAGATCGATATATTTGAGGATCGCTATTTTCTTGATCCTCATTGGAGCTTTGGGTGGATGTGCAAAACCACCCGAAGCTCCACCTCCCACATTGCCTCCAGCAAAAGTAGAAAAACCCCCCACACCGCAGGTTAGCCTTGTTAAGCTTCAGGAAAACTTTGTAAGAAACATTGACTTTCAAGACGACGGTGATCAACAAAATCTCATCAGAGCCACAAGAGAAAGTCTTTCCTATCTGGAAAAACTTCCACCCTCAAAAACATTCAAGGCGGGCGATGTGGAATTTTCCGCAAAACAATACGCCGACGCTTTGAAAAAACTGATTGCAGTAATGGAAAAAAGGCAAATTTCTGCTCAAGACGTTATGTCTCTTTTTGATGTATATGCTTACAAGGTGGAACTTGAGAATAATTCTACACCTCAGCCGGGAATGATCCAGGGCACGGGGCAAGTTTTAGCAACAGGTTATTACGAGCCTATATTGGAAGGAAGTTATTATCCATCAAAGGAATATTCCTACCCTATCTATCCTGTGCCGGAAGATCTGGTGAAAGTATCTCTCGAATCCTTCAACATAAACTGCGGTGATGTTTCTACCATTGTGGGACGTGTTGAAGGGAATAAACTCGTTCCTTACTACAGCAGGCGCGAAATTGACGAAGGATCTCTGAAGAAGACTCGACCTCTTGTCTGGGTTAAAAATCCTGTGGAGGCCTTTTTCCTGCAGATACAAGGATCCGGTATCATTCGATTTTCAGATGGCACAGAAAGGCGGCTGGGTTACGGTAGCGGAAATGGAAGACCCTATCGTAGCATTGGAAAATACATGATTGATAATGGATGGATGTCAAAAGACGAAGTATCTATGCAGGCGATAAAAGCCTATTTGAGGGCTCATAAGGATAAACTCTGGGCGACTCTCTGGTATAATGAAAACTACGTGTTCTTTAGATGGGTGGAAGAAGGACCTAAGGGAAGTCTCAATGTTTTCATTACGCCAGAGCGTTCTATTGCGAGCGATCGTCGTTTTTATCCACCTGCTGTTATGAGTTTTATTTCCACGGTAGTGCCTGAAGGTGCATCTAGTTATAAGCCTTTTAACAGATGGGTCTTTCATCAAGACGCTGGAGGTGCCATCAAGGGACCTGGAAGAGTGGACATCTTTTTTGGAAGCGGCCATGAAGCAGGTGAAAAGGCAGGGAAAATGAAATATCAGGGAACGCTTTTGCTCTTTTTGCCCAAAGGCTAA
- the pyrR gene encoding bifunctional pyr operon transcriptional regulator/uracil phosphoribosyltransferase PyrR produces MEEIYQQIMNSLEVQKTIEQLAQSIAADIRQADQCVLVGIRTRGVYLADRLRKIISENIGQDVSMGRLDITLYRDDWTRLNYYPLVRATTMPGSLEHKDVVLVDDVLYTGRTVRAALDALLDYGRPARVYLAVLIDRGHRELPICAQYVGKEVDTAEDEHIDVRLRECDGVDEVILVKSGRSSCSHSVG; encoded by the coding sequence ATGGAGGAAATATATCAACAGATCATGAATTCTCTGGAAGTTCAAAAAACCATCGAGCAGTTGGCACAGTCTATTGCCGCTGACATTAGGCAGGCTGATCAGTGTGTCCTTGTAGGTATTAGAACTCGAGGAGTTTATCTGGCGGATAGGCTAAGAAAAATTATAAGCGAGAATATCGGTCAAGATGTGTCCATGGGGCGGTTGGATATTACTCTCTATAGGGACGACTGGACAAGGCTCAATTATTATCCTCTTGTCAGAGCGACAACCATGCCTGGATCTCTTGAACATAAGGATGTGGTGTTGGTTGACGATGTGCTTTATACGGGAAGAACCGTTAGAGCAGCTCTCGACGCCCTACTCGATTACGGGCGACCAGCTAGAGTTTACCTTGCTGTGCTGATCGATCGAGGACATCGAGAGCTCCCCATCTGCGCTCAGTATGTGGGCAAAGAAGTGGATACTGCAGAAGACGAACATATAGATGTCAGACTTAGAGAATGCGATGGAGTGGACGAAGTTATTTTAGTCAAATCGGGTCGCAGCTCCTGTAGCCACAGCGTAGGTTAG
- a CDS encoding pyridoxal-phosphate dependent enzyme, producing MEPFFKEQLAIVNMLNVFKARQIIRQLLPKTSLTFYRRLSEHTGAQVYVKHENHLPTHSFKVRGAVNFIEQCPYEQIKNGLVVATRGNHGLAVAWAAQNKGILCNVVVPERNDPFVNEMILAYNAQLIEHGSDFYEAQDYAEELSENAGYYYVRQGNEPLLITGIATMGLEILEDLPDLDVLIMPIGGGTGCAAVSMVIKQVNPSVEIYGVQSQRMPAFYESWRQGKKVTVPPAETIASGLAARSVFDLPFIILKDFITDVVLLSEEDLIDGVRLAVRYTQNLAEVAGAAALKALFLLRERIQGKKVVVVMTGGNISIPALTSMLC from the coding sequence ATGGAGCCTTTCTTTAAGGAACAGCTTGCAATCGTAAATATGCTTAACGTTTTCAAAGCTCGGCAGATTATCCGACAATTGCTACCGAAAACTAGCCTCACTTTTTACAGACGTCTTTCGGAACATACAGGAGCTCAAGTTTATGTAAAGCATGAAAATCATCTTCCAACTCATTCTTTCAAAGTGCGAGGAGCGGTAAATTTCATTGAACAATGTCCCTATGAACAAATTAAAAACGGTTTAGTGGTGGCAACTCGAGGAAATCATGGACTTGCGGTAGCCTGGGCCGCTCAGAACAAGGGTATCCTTTGCAATGTCGTTGTTCCTGAAAGAAATGATCCTTTCGTAAATGAAATGATCCTTGCTTACAACGCTCAGCTCATAGAACACGGTAGCGACTTCTACGAAGCTCAGGACTATGCTGAGGAACTTTCAGAAAACGCCGGTTATTACTATGTTCGCCAGGGGAATGAACCTCTTCTGATAACCGGCATTGCAACAATGGGTCTAGAGATTTTGGAAGATTTACCCGATCTAGACGTGCTCATTATGCCTATAGGTGGTGGAACAGGGTGTGCCGCCGTTAGTATGGTAATTAAACAGGTGAATCCTTCTGTGGAAATTTATGGAGTGCAATCACAGCGAATGCCGGCTTTTTATGAATCATGGAGGCAGGGCAAAAAAGTTACCGTGCCTCCTGCAGAAACCATCGCTTCAGGACTTGCAGCCAGAAGTGTATTCGATTTGCCTTTTATTATCCTGAAAGATTTCATTACTGATGTGGTGTTGCTCTCCGAGGAAGATCTAATAGATGGAGTTCGACTCGCTGTTCGATATACTCAAAATCTTGCTGAGGTTGCGGGAGCTGCAGCACTCAAAGCCCTCTTTCTGCTTAGAGAACGCATTCAGGGTAAAAAGGTGGTGGTTGTAATGACAGGAGGAAACATCAGTATTCCGGCTCTTACTTCCATGCTATGCTGA